One Marinibacterium anthonyi genomic region harbors:
- a CDS encoding ABC-transporter ATP-binding protein yields MQPLLTVENLEIGFGREASVVRDVSFKVPRGETLALVGESGSGKTITCRSVLRILPRSAQVRSGKITFNGRDGSVELSSLTERQMRKVRGNAISMIFQEPMRSLSPLHRIGNQVSEVLWIHRGASEAKAKRDVLREFERVGFPDPERAYNSYPFELSGGMRQRAMIAMAMVAKPDLLIADEPTTALDVTTQAQVLGLIKSLQKETGMSVILVTHDLGVVANMAEHVVVMHRGRVMEQGMARPILSAPAHPYTRQLFAAAPEIPAVAEPAVPVEHVDPILTMTGVNKTYKLRASVAWKPDVLARAVRGVDLVLERGKTLAIVGESGSGKTTCAKMALGSEKPDPGGQIVFRAAPDADPIMVNEMTRAERVAFQKRAQMVFQDPYSSLSPRMRIQDALTEPLQIHGIGTAAQRRDKAAQLIEQVGLKTDMLSRFPHAFSGGQRQRLSIARALMLDPVLLVCDEPTSALDVSVQEQILSLLEEIRDHHKLSYLFISHDLAVVARIADEVAVMRAGIIVEQAPAETLFYEPVHPYTKALIAAQPEPDVNRPIDLATVARGAGAPGDWPAEFRFGEDDIPALTQMSPGHKVRQHV; encoded by the coding sequence ATGCAGCCTCTGCTGACAGTTGAAAACCTCGAAATCGGTTTTGGCCGCGAGGCGTCTGTCGTGCGTGACGTGTCGTTCAAGGTTCCGCGTGGCGAAACCCTGGCGCTGGTGGGCGAAAGCGGGTCGGGCAAGACCATCACGTGCCGTTCGGTGCTGCGCATCCTGCCCCGTTCGGCTCAGGTAAGATCGGGCAAGATCACTTTCAACGGGCGCGACGGATCGGTCGAATTGTCGTCGCTGACGGAACGCCAGATGCGCAAGGTGCGCGGCAACGCGATCTCGATGATCTTCCAGGAACCGATGCGATCGTTGTCGCCGCTGCACAGGATCGGCAACCAGGTGTCCGAGGTCCTGTGGATCCATCGCGGCGCGTCCGAGGCCAAGGCCAAGCGCGACGTGCTGCGCGAATTCGAACGCGTCGGCTTTCCCGATCCGGAACGGGCGTACAATTCCTATCCCTTTGAACTGTCTGGCGGAATGCGCCAGCGGGCGATGATCGCCATGGCCATGGTGGCCAAGCCCGACCTGCTGATCGCGGATGAACCGACCACCGCGCTGGACGTCACGACCCAGGCCCAGGTGCTGGGGCTGATCAAGTCGCTGCAAAAGGAAACGGGGATGTCCGTCATCCTCGTCACCCATGACCTGGGCGTGGTGGCCAACATGGCCGAACACGTTGTCGTCATGCATCGCGGCCGGGTCATGGAACAGGGCATGGCGCGGCCGATCCTGTCGGCGCCGGCCCATCCCTATACCCGACAGCTGTTCGCCGCCGCGCCCGAAATCCCGGCCGTGGCCGAACCGGCCGTGCCGGTCGAACATGTCGACCCGATCCTGACGATGACCGGGGTCAACAAGACCTACAAGCTGCGCGCCTCGGTCGCGTGGAAACCCGACGTGCTGGCCCGCGCCGTGCGCGGCGTGGACCTGGTGCTGGAACGCGGCAAGACGCTGGCCATCGTCGGGGAAAGCGGATCGGGCAAGACCACCTGCGCCAAGATGGCGCTGGGATCGGAAAAGCCGGACCCGGGCGGGCAGATCGTGTTCCGCGCCGCCCCCGATGCCGACCCGATCATGGTAAACGAAATGACGCGCGCCGAACGCGTGGCCTTTCAGAAGCGCGCGCAGATGGTCTTTCAGGACCCCTATTCGTCGCTTTCGCCGCGCATGCGCATCCAGGACGCGCTGACCGAACCGCTGCAGATCCACGGCATCGGCACCGCCGCGCAACGCCGCGACAAGGCCGCCCAGCTGATCGAACAGGTCGGCCTGAAGACCGACATGCTCAGCCGCTTTCCCCACGCCTTTTCCGGCGGCCAGCGCCAGCGCCTGTCGATCGCGCGGGCGCTGATGCTGGATCCCGTCCTGCTGGTCTGCGACGAACCGACCTCGGCGCTGGATGTCAGCGTACAGGAACAGATCCTGTCCCTGCTGGAAGAAATCCGCGACCACCACAAGCTGTCCTACCTGTTCATTTCCCACGATCTGGCTGTGGTCGCCCGGATCGCCGACGAGGTCGCCGTCATGCGTGCCGGCATCATCGTCGAACAGGCTCCGGCCGAAACGCTGTTCTACGAACCGGTCCATCCCTACACCAAGGCGCTGATCGCGGCGCAGCCCGAGCCTGACGTCAACCGTCCCATCGACCTCGCCACCGTCGCGCGCGGCGCCGGCGCCCCCGGCGACTGGCCTGCCGAATTCCGCTTCGGCGAGGATGACATTCCCGCGCTCACCCAGATGAGCCCCGGTCACAAGGTACGTCAACATGTCTGA
- a CDS encoding putative membrane protein, translated as MPATSGWSTPKSAAPEALRAGIIAVLALTLYRVVLLAFASADLFVDEAQYWAWGQHLEFGYYSKPPLIAWVIRAVTTLAGSDAPFWIRLPGPLFHGAAALSTLAIARRLWGDAAGAATGIAYAAMPGVALGALLFSTDTILLPFFALALLFWLRLTERASATTALAMGAALGLGMLAKYAAIYFLLGALLSVICVKDARISWRDAALAVLAFVLVFAPNIVWNLANGLTTVSHTADNVDWINDPSARLHLNFAGLGEFLGGQFGVMGPVFFAAYLVVTLRRILRGDSPSRWLIWMSLPIIVLVCIQAVLSRAYANWAAPAYVAGIVLTAPWLFANARRTYWIGLGINLALSLILPIAAVFATSWQMNGRLLLERYVGRTAAAERILDIADDADIRDVVSTSRDLLASLFHEAKGQDAHIWSVPYPDHPPHYYAQRFPYPAGQSAPALYVDFQAVPPECAPGTEVTEIARWTPDQGAYRGRTLIAWKVGPGCWSD; from the coding sequence ATGCCCGCAACCTCTGGCTGGTCTACGCCGAAAAGCGCCGCACCTGAGGCCCTGCGGGCCGGGATCATCGCCGTCCTGGCGCTGACCCTCTACCGTGTCGTCCTGCTGGCTTTCGCCTCCGCCGATCTTTTCGTGGACGAGGCGCAATACTGGGCCTGGGGCCAGCACCTGGAATTCGGCTATTATTCCAAGCCGCCGCTGATCGCCTGGGTCATCCGCGCCGTCACCACCCTTGCCGGCAGCGACGCGCCTTTCTGGATCCGCCTGCCCGGGCCCCTGTTCCACGGCGCCGCCGCGCTCTCCACCCTCGCCATAGCCCGCAGGCTCTGGGGGGATGCCGCCGGCGCCGCCACCGGCATCGCCTATGCCGCGATGCCCGGCGTGGCCCTGGGCGCGCTGCTGTTTTCCACCGACACGATCCTGCTGCCGTTCTTCGCGCTGGCCCTGCTGTTCTGGCTGCGGCTGACCGAACGGGCCTCGGCGACGACGGCGCTGGCCATGGGCGCGGCCCTGGGGTTGGGCATGCTGGCGAAATACGCCGCGATCTACTTTCTGCTGGGCGCGCTGCTGTCGGTGATCTGCGTGAAAGACGCCCGGATTTCCTGGCGGGACGCCGCGCTGGCCGTGCTCGCCTTCGTGCTGGTCTTCGCGCCGAACATCGTCTGGAACCTGGCCAACGGGCTGACCACCGTTTCCCACACCGCCGACAACGTCGACTGGATCAACGATCCCTCCGCCCGCCTGCATCTGAACTTCGCGGGCCTGGGCGAATTCCTTGGCGGTCAGTTCGGCGTCATGGGCCCGGTGTTCTTCGCCGCCTACCTGGTCGTCACACTGCGCAGGATCCTGCGCGGCGACAGCCCGTCGCGCTGGCTGATCTGGATGAGCCTGCCGATCATCGTGCTGGTCTGCATCCAGGCCGTGCTGTCGCGCGCCTATGCCAACTGGGCCGCCCCGGCCTATGTCGCCGGCATCGTCCTGACGGCCCCCTGGCTCTTTGCCAATGCGCGCAGGACCTACTGGATCGGCCTTGGCATCAACCTGGCCCTGTCGCTGATCCTGCCCATCGCCGCCGTCTTCGCGACGTCCTGGCAGATGAACGGCCGCCTGCTGCTGGAACGCTATGTCGGCCGGACCGCGGCGGCCGAACGCATCCTCGACATCGCCGACGACGCCGATATCCGGGACGTGGTGTCCACCAGCCGCGATCTTCTGGCCAGCCTCTTCCACGAGGCAAAGGGCCAAGACGCACACATCTGGTCCGTCCCCTACCCCGACCACCCGCCGCATTACTACGCGCAGCGGTTCCCCTATCCCGCGGGCCAATCCGCCCCGGCGCTGTACGTGGATTTCCAAGCCGTGCCGCCCGAATGCGCCCCCGGCACCGAGGTCACCGAAATCGCCCGCTGGACCCCCGACCAGGGCGCCTATCGCGGCCGCACCCTCATCGCCTGGAAGGTCGGGCCCGGCTGCTGGTCCGATTGA
- the azoR gene encoding FMN-dependent NADH-azoreductase: MARALVLFAHPCPESFSAALHARTVEALTSKGWEVDDCDLNREGFSPVLTEEERRGYHDEGPNLEPVREYVDRLRAAQALVMVFPVWNFGYPAILKGFLDRVFLPGVSFRLEDGFVKPNLTHIRKLAAVTTYGGTRLRAIGAGDPPRRCVKRAVWNVCRPEKMRYLALYDMNRASNEKRAAFLARVGKEMEAF, translated from the coding sequence ATGGCGCGCGCGCTGGTTCTGTTTGCCCATCCCTGCCCGGAAAGCTTTTCCGCCGCGCTGCATGCGCGCACGGTCGAGGCGCTGACGTCGAAGGGTTGGGAGGTCGACGATTGCGACCTGAACCGCGAGGGGTTCTCGCCCGTGCTGACCGAGGAGGAACGGAGGGGCTATCATGACGAGGGGCCCAACCTTGAGCCGGTGCGCGAGTATGTCGACCGGTTGCGGGCGGCGCAGGCGCTGGTGATGGTGTTTCCGGTCTGGAATTTCGGCTATCCGGCGATCCTGAAGGGGTTCCTGGACCGGGTGTTCCTGCCGGGCGTGTCGTTCCGGCTGGAGGATGGGTTCGTCAAGCCGAACCTGACCCATATCCGCAAGCTGGCGGCGGTGACGACCTATGGCGGCACGCGGTTGCGGGCGATCGGGGCGGGGGATCCGCCCCGGCGTTGCGTGAAGCGCGCAGTCTGGAACGTCTGTCGTCCCGAGAAGATGCGTTACCTGGCGTTATATGACATGAACCGCGCCAGTAACGAGAAACGGGCGGCATTCCTCGCCCGTGTGGGTAAGGAAATGGAGGCGTTCTGA
- the ssuC_7 gene encoding Putative aliphatic sulfonates transport permease protein SsuC — protein sequence MSIADDDLIMGMDPEEAARQRRRRLDRIGRWVVPIVVGILAIWGWDRIVVINEIPHYILPRPGLVAKTLWIDWGTLVGSLFITLKVAFAALVAAIIGGVGLAVLFTQSRWLEMAFYPYAVILQVTPVISIAPLILIYMDTVPAIILCAWIVAFFPILSNTTLGLNSTDHNLRDLFTIYEATRWQKLRYLQLPSALPYFLGGLRIAGGLSLIGAVVAEFAAGTGGMGAGLAFRILEAGYRLNIPRMFAALFLIAGAGVAIYSLTSIISHMLLRKWHESAIKREV from the coding sequence ATGAGCATCGCCGACGACGACCTGATCATGGGCATGGACCCCGAGGAAGCCGCCCGCCAGCGGCGGCGCAGGCTGGACCGGATCGGGCGCTGGGTGGTGCCCATCGTGGTGGGGATCCTGGCGATCTGGGGCTGGGACCGGATCGTGGTGATCAACGAGATCCCGCATTACATCCTGCCGCGCCCCGGGCTGGTGGCGAAAACGCTGTGGATCGACTGGGGCACGCTGGTCGGCAGCCTGTTCATCACGCTGAAGGTGGCCTTTGCCGCGCTGGTGGCCGCGATCATCGGCGGTGTGGGGCTGGCCGTGCTGTTCACGCAGTCGCGCTGGCTGGAAATGGCGTTTTACCCCTATGCGGTCATCCTTCAGGTGACGCCGGTGATTTCCATCGCGCCGCTGATCCTGATCTACATGGACACGGTGCCGGCGATCATCCTGTGCGCCTGGATCGTGGCGTTCTTCCCGATCCTGTCGAACACGACGCTGGGCCTGAATTCCACCGACCACAACCTGCGCGACCTGTTCACCATCTACGAAGCCACCCGCTGGCAAAAGCTGCGCTACCTGCAGCTGCCTTCGGCTTTGCCCTATTTCCTGGGCGGTCTGCGGATTGCCGGGGGGCTGAGCCTGATCGGTGCGGTGGTGGCCGAATTTGCTGCTGGTACGGGTGGCATGGGCGCGGGGCTGGCGTTCCGCATTCTTGAAGCCGGCTATCGGCTGAACATTCCCCGCATGTTCGCGGCGCTGTTCCTGATCGCGGGCGCGGGCGTGGCGATCTATTCGCTGACCAGTATCATCAGCCATATGCTTCTGCGGAAATGGCATGAAAGCGCCATCAAGCGGGAGGTCTGA
- a CDS encoding S-adenosyl-L-methionine methyltransferase → MTRLDLFIDRMVSQRACLDHAIAQTAALPGPVFELGLGNGRTYHHMRETIAGRDIFVFERAIASHPDSTPDEAFQILGDVMETLPAALDRFGPVASLIHADLGGHDRAKNDVFARRISPLVEPLLAKGGLMVSSDRMYFDGLEEQPLPVDAVVGRCFIYRK, encoded by the coding sequence ATGACCCGTCTTGACCTGTTCATTGACCGCATGGTGTCGCAGCGCGCCTGCCTGGACCACGCCATCGCGCAGACCGCCGCCCTGCCCGGACCGGTGTTCGAACTGGGTCTGGGCAACGGGCGGACGTATCACCACATGCGCGAGACGATCGCGGGCCGGGACATATTCGTCTTTGAACGGGCCATCGCGTCGCATCCCGATTCCACGCCGGACGAGGCGTTCCAGATCCTGGGCGACGTGATGGAAACCCTGCCCGCCGCGCTGGACCGGTTCGGGCCGGTGGCAAGCCTGATCCACGCCGACCTGGGCGGCCACGACCGGGCCAAGAACGACGTCTTCGCGCGCCGGATCTCGCCGCTGGTCGAACCGTTGCTGGCCAAAGGCGGGCTGATGGTGTCGAGCGACCGGATGTATTTCGACGGGCTGGAGGAACAGCCGCTGCCCGTGGACGCGGTTGTGGGGCGCTGCTTCATCTACAGGAAGTAA
- the ssuB_4 gene encoding Aliphatic sulfonates import ATP-binding protein SsuB, with the protein MDAPEVTARPLLMQIDRVGKTFGRDVVALRGMSLDVRQGDFISLLGPSGCGKSTALRLIAGLIHPTQGRIRWEGPRELGVVFQEATLMPWATVEDNVWLPMRLKGRPKAQVRGDIAEALELVGLKGFEKAYPRELSGGMKMRVSIARAMVTKPSLILMDEPFAALDEITRFKLNNDLLAMKDKLGCTVIFVTHSVFESVFLSDRIVIMAARPGRVIEEVGVNEPYPRTEIYRTSADYAAHCRDASDALKRAMGEAA; encoded by the coding sequence TTGGACGCGCCGGAGGTCACGGCGCGTCCTCTGCTGATGCAGATCGACCGGGTGGGCAAGACCTTTGGCCGGGACGTGGTGGCGTTGCGGGGCATGTCGCTGGACGTGCGGCAGGGCGATTTCATATCGTTGCTGGGGCCGTCGGGGTGCGGGAAGTCGACCGCGCTGCGGCTGATCGCGGGGCTGATCCATCCGACGCAGGGAAGGATCCGCTGGGAAGGTCCGCGCGAGCTGGGCGTGGTGTTCCAGGAGGCCACGCTGATGCCCTGGGCGACGGTGGAGGATAACGTCTGGCTGCCGATGCGGCTGAAGGGGCGGCCCAAGGCGCAGGTCAGGGGCGATATTGCCGAGGCGCTGGAGCTGGTCGGGCTGAAGGGCTTCGAGAAGGCGTATCCAAGGGAGCTGTCGGGGGGCATGAAGATGCGCGTGTCGATCGCGCGGGCGATGGTGACCAAGCCGTCGCTGATCCTGATGGACGAACCCTTTGCCGCGCTGGATGAAATCACGCGGTTCAAGCTGAACAACGACCTGCTGGCGATGAAGGACAAGCTGGGCTGCACGGTGATCTTCGTGACCCATTCGGTGTTCGAAAGCGTGTTCCTGTCGGATCGCATCGTGATCATGGCCGCCCGTCCGGGCCGGGTGATCGAGGAGGTGGGCGTGAACGAGCCCTATCCGCGCACCGAAATCTATCGCACCAGCGCCGATTACGCCGCCCATTGCCGTGACGCATCCGACGCGCTGAAACGCGCCATGGGGGAGGCCGCATGA
- a CDS encoding putative FAD-linked oxidoreductase, with amino-acid sequence MKDNVAAAKAALAHLEIDVNPASIKSKSRDFFWYSPVLKDRLDHVVADFVVSPRTEAEVIEVLKVCYDHDVPVTTRGAGTGNYGQAMPLAGGCVMHLRFLNRVKAVLPGRVIVEPGCLLKDLDAECRAQSGQEIRMFSSTWATATIGGFIAGGSGGVGSVRWGSLRDLGNIIRLRVVTMEEQPRILEFTGEELARVSHAYGTNGIITELEMPLAPAYDWVDIFVASDDFMEATRFADELANEDGILLKLASVYEAPTAHAYFTRVKPHVDEGTHLVGLMVAPQSMDGFLTFLNRRPQMNMIYRSDDHDWERGPGPVFEYGWNHTTLRALKVDPSITYLQVRYGFPEHLDLIAKMRDDFSPEVLQHLEAIRMNGKVAFAGLSMVKFTTEERLDEIIRLHEEAGALIFNPHRYTLEEGGRQNVDDIQLAFKRVADPKGLLNPGKMISWDDPDWDYGRMYAWPGLQGAE; translated from the coding sequence ATGAAAGACAATGTCGCAGCCGCCAAGGCGGCCCTGGCCCATTTGGAGATCGACGTGAACCCCGCGTCGATCAAGTCGAAAAGCCGGGATTTCTTTTGGTATTCGCCGGTGCTGAAGGACCGGCTGGACCACGTGGTCGCCGATTTCGTGGTCAGCCCGCGCACCGAGGCCGAGGTGATCGAGGTGCTGAAGGTTTGTTACGACCATGACGTGCCGGTGACCACGCGCGGCGCCGGAACCGGCAATTACGGGCAGGCGATGCCGCTGGCGGGGGGCTGCGTGATGCATCTGCGGTTCCTCAACCGGGTGAAGGCGGTGCTGCCGGGCCGGGTGATCGTGGAACCCGGCTGCCTGCTGAAGGACCTGGACGCCGAGTGCCGCGCGCAATCGGGGCAGGAGATCCGGATGTTTTCGTCCACCTGGGCGACGGCCACCATCGGCGGGTTCATCGCCGGCGGATCGGGCGGCGTTGGATCGGTGCGTTGGGGGTCGCTGCGCGATCTGGGCAACATCATCCGCCTGCGGGTGGTGACGATGGAGGAACAGCCGCGGATCCTGGAATTCACCGGCGAGGAGCTGGCCCGCGTGTCCCACGCCTATGGCACCAACGGGATCATCACCGAACTGGAGATGCCCCTGGCCCCGGCCTATGACTGGGTCGACATCTTCGTGGCGTCCGACGATTTCATGGAGGCGACGCGGTTCGCCGACGAGCTGGCCAACGAGGACGGGATCCTTTTGAAGCTGGCCTCGGTCTACGAGGCCCCCACGGCGCATGCCTATTTCACGAGGGTCAAACCGCATGTGGACGAGGGCACGCACCTGGTCGGCCTGATGGTCGCGCCGCAGTCGATGGACGGGTTCCTGACCTTTCTGAACCGGCGGCCGCAGATGAACATGATCTACCGGTCGGACGATCACGATTGGGAACGCGGCCCGGGACCGGTGTTTGAATACGGCTGGAACCACACGACGCTGCGCGCGCTGAAGGTGGATCCGTCGATCACCTACCTGCAGGTGCGGTACGGCTTCCCCGAACACCTGGACCTGATCGCGAAGATGCGGGACGATTTCAGCCCCGAGGTGCTGCAGCACCTCGAAGCGATCCGGATGAACGGCAAGGTGGCCTTTGCCGGGCTGTCGATGGTCAAGTTCACCACCGAGGAGCGGCTGGACGAGATCATCCGCCTGCATGAAGAAGCCGGCGCGCTGATCTTCAACCCGCATCGCTATACGCTGGAGGAAGGCGGGCGGCAGAACGTGGACGACATCCAGCTGGCGTTCAAGCGGGTGGCGGACCCCAAGGGGCTGCTGAACCCGGGCAAGATGATTTCCTGGGACGATCCGGATTGGGATTATGGCCGGATGTACGCCTGGCCGGGCCTGCAGGGGGCGGAATGA
- a CDS encoding ABC transporter, substrate-binding protein, aliphatic sulfonates family — protein MSKSIPAGAAVLALIAGSASAELTKVSFGTNWVAEAEHGGYYQAVADGTYEACGLDVTIVPGGPQVNNRALLLAGKIDFVMDGNLLLPFNAVAQGIPLKAVAAHFQKEPQVLLSHPGKVTSFEGLKDLDKLFIGDNGFQSFYQWLITDYGFDAAKRVPYTFNPAPFLADENSAQQGYITSEPFAIEREGGFSPDIWVLADEGFSTYATLVVAMDKTIEEKPEVVKCFVEGSAIGWANYLYGDPSAGNALIQKDNADMTMEQIDYSIDKMKEYGIVDSGDSIELGIGAMTDATVKDFYDKMVHAGVVDAGLDYKSAYTLDFANTGAALPVKAKLTGN, from the coding sequence ATGTCCAAATCCATTCCAGCGGGGGCCGCTGTTCTGGCCCTGATCGCCGGCAGCGCGTCCGCCGAACTGACCAAGGTGTCCTTTGGCACCAACTGGGTCGCCGAGGCGGAACACGGCGGCTATTACCAGGCCGTGGCCGACGGCACCTACGAGGCCTGCGGGCTTGACGTGACCATCGTGCCGGGCGGGCCGCAGGTGAACAACCGCGCGCTGCTGCTGGCCGGCAAGATCGACTTTGTCATGGACGGCAACCTGCTGCTGCCATTCAACGCGGTGGCGCAGGGGATCCCGCTGAAGGCCGTGGCCGCGCATTTCCAGAAGGAACCCCAGGTGCTGCTGAGCCACCCGGGCAAGGTGACCAGCTTCGAGGGGCTGAAGGACCTGGACAAGCTGTTCATCGGCGACAACGGGTTCCAGAGCTTCTACCAGTGGCTGATCACCGATTACGGCTTCGACGCGGCCAAGCGGGTGCCCTACACGTTCAACCCCGCGCCTTTCCTCGCCGACGAGAATTCGGCGCAGCAGGGGTACATCACGTCCGAACCCTTTGCGATCGAGCGTGAAGGCGGGTTCAGCCCCGATATCTGGGTGCTGGCCGACGAGGGCTTTTCGACCTACGCGACGCTGGTCGTGGCGATGGACAAGACCATCGAGGAGAAGCCCGAGGTGGTGAAGTGCTTTGTCGAGGGGTCGGCCATCGGCTGGGCGAACTACCTGTACGGCGATCCCAGCGCGGGCAATGCGTTGATCCAGAAGGACAACGCCGACATGACGATGGAACAGATCGACTATTCCATCGACAAGATGAAGGAATACGGGATCGTCGACAGCGGCGACAGCATCGAACTGGGCATCGGCGCGATGACCGATGCGACGGTCAAGGATTTCTACGACAAGATGGTGCACGCGGGCGTCGTGGATGCGGGGCTGGATTACAAATCGGCCTATACGCTGGACTTCGCCAACACCGGCGCCGCGCTGCCGGTCAAGGCCAAGCTGACCGGCAACTGA
- the crnA_3 gene encoding Creatinine amidohydrolase: MTRRLDWAEYRYAEFADCDAMNTIAILPTAAIEQHGPHLPVGTDTLIAQGMLDELRRVVPDDLDIRILPVQAVGKSNEHLWAGGTVTLSAATALAAWTEIGLSVARAGVKKIVIVNSHGGNLDLVSILSRELRVQADMLAVKCQWSGFGTPEGLFSERELAFGIHGGDRETSMMLAFAPHTVDMSKAVDTPSSAEVTPVPPIGPVSYGWIASDLSDTGIVGEAAQATADKGRAACEYQVKGFIDLLYKVRAMALPGSPGSSRG; encoded by the coding sequence ATGACCCGACGACTGGACTGGGCCGAATACCGCTACGCCGAATTCGCCGATTGCGATGCGATGAACACCATCGCCATCCTGCCCACCGCCGCGATCGAGCAGCACGGGCCGCACCTGCCGGTGGGGACCGATACGCTGATCGCGCAGGGCATGCTGGACGAGCTGCGCCGCGTGGTGCCCGACGACCTGGATATCCGGATCCTGCCGGTTCAGGCGGTCGGCAAGTCGAATGAACACCTGTGGGCCGGGGGCACCGTGACGCTGAGTGCCGCCACCGCGCTGGCCGCCTGGACCGAGATCGGGCTGTCGGTGGCGCGCGCCGGGGTGAAGAAGATCGTCATCGTCAATTCACACGGCGGCAACCTGGACCTGGTGTCGATCCTGTCGCGGGAATTGCGGGTGCAGGCCGACATGCTGGCCGTGAAATGCCAGTGGAGCGGGTTCGGCACGCCCGAGGGATTGTTTTCGGAACGGGAACTGGCATTCGGGATTCATGGCGGGGACCGCGAGACGTCGATGATGCTGGCCTTCGCGCCGCACACGGTCGACATGTCAAAGGCCGTCGATACGCCCTCCAGCGCCGAGGTGACGCCGGTGCCGCCGATCGGGCCGGTCAGCTACGGCTGGATCGCCAGCGATCTGTCGGACACGGGCATCGTGGGCGAGGCGGCGCAGGCCACGGCCGACAAGGGGCGGGCGGCCTGCGAATACCAGGTTAAGGGGTTCATCGACCTGCTGTACAAGGTGCGCGCGATGGCGCTGCCCGGGTCGCCCGGTTCGTCGCGGGGCTGA
- a CDS encoding glutathione-regulated potassium-efflux system ancillary protein KefG produces the protein MRALVVYCHPRQGSFTEAVRDVVLEKLSEAQAEIRLVDLYARGFPPVLTAREHEWYEDESSNQTGVEGYVDDLTWCDTLIFVYPTWWYGLPALLKGWLDRTLVPGVAFKMPDDEHGDIRPGLTNITRLGVFTTCGASWWLTRVVGAPGRRTLMRGLRFILAKRCKTVFAAHYLMDASTPQSRARHLAKVARKMERFAAHTQCSEAVRA, from the coding sequence ATGCGGGCGCTTGTTGTGTATTGTCACCCGCGGCAGGGGAGTTTCACCGAAGCCGTGCGGGATGTTGTTCTGGAGAAACTGAGCGAGGCGCAGGCCGAGATCCGCCTGGTGGATCTGTATGCGCGGGGGTTTCCCCCGGTGCTGACGGCGCGCGAACACGAATGGTACGAGGACGAAAGCAGCAACCAGACCGGGGTCGAAGGCTATGTCGACGACCTGACCTGGTGCGACACGCTGATCTTTGTCTACCCGACCTGGTGGTACGGGCTGCCGGCGCTGCTGAAGGGGTGGCTGGACCGGACGCTGGTGCCGGGGGTCGCGTTCAAGATGCCCGATGACGAGCATGGGGATATCCGCCCGGGGCTGACGAACATCACGCGGCTGGGGGTCTTTACCACCTGCGGCGCCAGCTGGTGGCTGACGCGGGTCGTGGGCGCGCCGGGGCGGCGGACGTTGATGCGGGGGCTGCGGTTCATCCTGGCCAAACGGTGCAAGACGGTCTTTGCCGCGCACTACCTGATGGATGCCTCGACCCCGCAAAGCCGGGCCCGGCACCTGGCGAAGGTGGCGCGCAAGATGGAACGGTTCGCGGCGCATACCCAATGCAGCGAGGCGGTGCGCGCGTGA